The sequence AATAGCTGCCTTTTCTCCCCTGAAAGATAAAAGTTGccattcacaaaaatgcattcattcatCATGTTTCAGACCACGCACCCAAAGAAACCTGCAACTCAAGCTGGTTGTACTGATTAAAGCGAGCTGAACACTAATGGTGGCAAtctttaagaattttttttttttttcccaaacatgatttcttttttttccactgtgattACTTCCTACTTTAAGAGCACAGCATATTTGTAATGATccataatgtaaataaatattttaatgatctTTTATTGATATGACAGTAGTGTATAGAGGAAGATATATAGAGGATGTTGTTTCTCCATCCAATTAGTTCAGCCGTAAAGAACGAACAGCTCAGTCTTACCAAATTACTACAGCTGATCGTATTGtcgattttgacttttttctgcatcaagacacaatctttcaaaagaaaatcgAAAcgctttttaacaaaaaatgttttcccccTCACTCACATTCACAACCACAACACATCCTGATCACCAGCCATACAAAACAATTTCCAATTACAAAATATCTTTGTTACATGattagtgtttatttaaaatactccatctgcaaatgtttttttcttttatcaattaaaaacaagacaaatttcACAGCTAAGTAGCCTACATAGTAAGCAAAAAGGAGGGGAGTATCCATCAGTCTCTGTTTCCCCTCGATATCTATGTAGTTTGTTCGAGAGCTCTGCTCGGGGGCCGGGGACAAGCACGGGTTTGTAATGTGATGACGGGCTCTTTGAGGCGGGGTCAGGATGGCAGGATTTGAGGGACACAATACTGAGGGAGGACAGTGTGAACCCAACCTACACTTTGTTGACCTAACTGCTACATCCAGCCACTCGGTAGCAATACTGATCCAGAATCTGTAATCTCGCTCCTTTTTGACGACATAAAGTTTATGTGGAAAGTGAAACGGACCCCTGATTGGCACTCCTGAATCCCAAACAAATTATAACAAAAGGTTACTGCTTACTTCAGCCAACTCCTGCAGAATATTTATCGTTAAATACTTCAACATGCTGTGCGCTCCACCCAAATTCAATTATAGAGAACTTACTGAAATATAATCCAACACCACTGGAACAGTAAacacgtcttttttttttttttttttttacactctcAAAATGAACTTTTGGTGTTAAATCTAATTTACAAAGAACAAATTTTGCATTTGATGTGACGgtcctattaaaaaaaaggatgtatCTGGTAATGATCTTTATTTCCTTACTGTCAAAAAATCTCAACAAAAGACCAAAATCAACAATAATTGATCAGACTGTCAGATATTTTCCGTGTATTGAAAGTCTGAATTATCTTAATCCTCTGTGAGCTTTGTTAATATTCAtacactgttaaaaacaaatcaataagcCACACCTTGTGTTGGGAACCGTACATACCTCTATGCGAGCGGTACCTACCGGACCAAATTGCAATGCAATTTCGGTGCCAGATTATGTGCGTAGTGAGCGTGCAAGTGAAACAGGTTAAAGTTAGGCTGTGGGGTCGGAGAACAGAGTATGAACTCATTGCAGTGCAATGTGCATACGGTTTAGGTTATCTGTCAGCTACAAGTTTGCGTGTCTTGCTTGCCACCTGGTGATTAATGAAGTGGGGTTAACCCCGAAGTTCACGAGCAACAGCCTCACATTTGAACCTGACCAGGCTCACTTATCttattattagtaataataatctcCAGGGCTGCCTCTTTAAAGCCAGAGACTTGAAACATTAGTCAGACATCCTCAGTCGAGCGCTCTTGACTTTAACAgcactctttgcagctgcagacatgcaggcagagGCACGGAGGAGGAGAGCGACCGCACCATAACGTGAacaagtggtgaatttacagctcacagcaaattAATccgatacagtctctggcttttggtttatatttagtgtctgtgaaaaatgttgttgcgCATTTGCATCTTTAGTGCTGTTAggttgtttactatattacacaAATGCCACTTTCACACTGAAAGTCCCATAGTCAGTTCAGATTTTAAAGCTttggagagaaacaaaaaagaaagaaacattgGATAAAGCAccgaaaaaattaaataatagaGAAATATCTGGCTGTTGAGTCTCTTCCTGACTCAAATTTATTCTGCTGTTATTAGTACTGTAACCGTTATTTAGTATTAAACTAACCTGACTGagttaggttttatttttatgtactgtatgtcaaTAGTGTTCtatttatctttatatatttaagtattatTAGTAAAACTGTTAAGAGTAAACATTTACTTCAATTTCAAGTTTAAATcgcttttgcaaaaaaagctgtTCTTTATGTTGTTAACCATATTTTTGTGCGCTATTGATGATCGCCTTTTTAAGGCTCCAATTAGGCACCAGAACCGTTTTCAAAGTGTCGTCTTAGCACCAGTAtcgcaaaaataaaaaaacaactagcaAAATAGttcctttttctcttatttGATCTAACCTGAATAAGTAAGGCTgcagttgtttttgcatttttatctatttttattttttcggAGACCATATTCCTCCCATGCAATGAGCCCCTCACAGGATGGAATAAGCACCGCGCCCCTGAAGTAAagagcagctgtgtgtgatcaccacaaacacacagctgcacttCTACTCCATTGTCTAAACACATTGTTGATTTTGGTCTTCTCATGAAATTTTGTGacaactaaaaaaacagaataacacCAGGCTGCAAGGAGTAATTCAAATATTTTGGGggataaattacatttttatgacgATACAAGGACGACCCCTCAGAGACAACTGCAGGAGAGTAAGTCCTACTTAACACTTTCTCCAGGAAATAAGGGACaagtaagaaataaataaggaaTTTATAAAACAATAGTTGCGTGGTTTTAGGTTAACACCTCAATTTCAAGTGTAATTTGACAATCACGCAGCTCGACAGCTGTTATCAAAGTTACCGTTTGCGGAGGTCATACAGTAGCATTTCCAACCTGAATCTGAGTCTGATGTGGAACCTGTGGGGAGGCTACGACTGTCCGGGGCGGTCTGTGGGTTTGGAAATGAGCGGGCAGCACTCTGGCCTATGACAGCACAGCGTTGGAGCGTCGTATACCTATCAGGTTGTCTGCACTGAAGGATCGTCTCATTGCTGCTCGACTCAGGTCCTTATACTTGTCTTCACAAAGTCTTGAAATGGCCtggatggaaaaacacaaacgcaGTTACAAAGGTCCTCAAAGAAAAACGCCAAAACGATCATTGTGCTTACATTAGAAGAGTGTGAATTCATAAGACACTTTGTCATTGTAGatacacaacaaaatatatttggtTACTCTCAAGCTGACAGCTGCAcgcaaacacaataaaacattaaataaaagcaaagttaAAACGTcaagacaacataaaaaaaggtaaaaccacaaataatgACAAGACTAACAAATATCTCAAAgcatatataataataataatacacagtGTGTCCTacatgtcaattaaaaaatagcagCAGTTGGTTAAAAGTGCATTATGTGGGTAAGTGTGTGTGGATCAGTGTGTGTGGatcagtgtgtgcgtgtgtgtgtgtgtgtgtggaggacgGGGTGATGGAGGAAGAAGCTGTTCCTCACTCTATTAGTCCGGGTTTTTATGGTTCTGTATCTCGTCCTTCATAGTTACAGGACAGACTGACCGAGGCCTGGATGAGCTGGGTCCCTGCTTGTACTGCTAAACTTCAGAGAGGTGAATATTACAGGTGCATCATAGTGACACAGAAGACCAGAAGTTACTGATCAACGTCACTTCTCGTCGCTCACCTCTAGTTTCTGGGCGCGTTGGTTGTTGAGAGGCTCCAGGGGGAAGTTGAGGTTGTTGTCATCAGCCAGCTGCCGCAGATCAAAGTAGTACTTGGCGTAGACACTGGCTGGCACGTTGATATTAAACTGGAGAAGTTCCAAGAAGTGGCGCTCCATCTCGTTCCTGGAGGGTGAAAAGAGGCCTGAGGGTTATTCCAGACGGCCAAAACTTCATACGGGAACTCGCTCTGATAGCTCTTCTCTGAAATGAACAGGGATGCTGGTGTCCTCttacaggggggggggggggcaggttACACCCTgaacaggtcgccagactatcacagggctgacacacagacaacaatgcattctcacattcacacttcagagcaatttagagtcaccaattaacctgagtTTGCGCAATGTGAAAAAGAGACACGATGACGTGTATAAATTTTGATCAGCTATTTGGGAGACTGTAAACTGTTGATAGCTATTCAACAGACGCCAATATTTTTCTTCATCTGTGGTTACCGCTGACACGATTTTACGAAAGAAACTGACACACTGTGAAAGTCAGCAGGAACTCGGTCATTTATGCAATAAATCTGAAAACTGAACATGGAAGTGCTGATAGAGGAGGAATCACAGCTCTGCCACagagatcacacacacacacacacacacacacacacacacacacacacacacacagcatcagaGCTCATCCTTTTTCCAGACTACAACCTCCATcatccttcctcctcctcctcatcatcatcacagtcaTGAGAAAAGCTAAGGGAGGTGGTCGCCAAGGAGACCGCATCTAGGATGCTTTGTTGGTCAGCAAAGGTGGTGAGAGcgagcgtgagtgtgtgtgtgatgtctggTCTCCCGGGGCAACTAATGGAGTGGGCGAGAGCCGGGGCCATTATGTAGAAGCAGTGAGAGCACTTGAGACCCTCCCCTGCatttctctccgtctgtctctctgtttctctctctaccCTTCTTCCCATCCCTCCATCCGGACGCGATCGCGCTCACAAAGACACTTCAATGGCAGCAATGAAAACAGAGCCGAGAGAGTGAGGGTCAGACGTATacgagaggagagagagagtcacagaGGGATAGGGGCTCACGGAAATGCAGGCAGTGCACGCACCTttccaaatcacaaaaaaacaaggaggcACTTTCAACCTctcttatacacacacaaacacacacacaggaaaagcAATTGTAGGAAATAAAGCCAGGGTGCTCCAAGTGCAGCCCCTGGCCTCTTCACCGGCTTATAGCCCGAGCGACCGCAGAGATGCTGCCGCAGCCTCCATCTATCTCTGCACGTCTCTTCTGTCTGCTTTAAGTGCATCTTTGTtgttacatttcttttattaCGAGGGAAAGCATGTAGTGCCTGAACCATCCTGTATTTGTTAggaatctcttttttttctttaaaaaatctggagctcagacacacaaacacccacagcAACCAAATTTAGAGTTGAATTTGAAATATCAGCCACGATtcagggaaaacatttttatgtttcagtcaaagctgtagttggtaacttttataaaaaatatttgtcatctTTGATGTAACTGGAGCTACAGCAAATGTTCTCATTGTACAAACAGTTTACatgtttctcaaaacattttaggcaagaaatgaGTTTGGTTCATGTTTGATGAGTGCTGCCAGATTCAACAGTTTGATCGCAGCTATtgagcagtgactgacatgattgacagctgtggcAGATTTTAGCAAATGATatcagcaggaagaggaggaggggcaaaaatacaacagttttaGCGACGATGACATAAAGTTATTCAACTGTAGCTGAATCATGACTCATCCGTGTATTATTTCTATAACTTTCACACCCACTTCACCCTGTGACCTGCCAGCTTTGGAGAGGTGAGGGAGGAGCCgacatttgaattattttttccatactgACAACTTTTTCTGTTAGTTTTCATGGAAACAACATCGAGTGCAACACTATGAATGTCTTCCAGGCACGATGTGCATTTCCTTGGATAGCGAGCTCAACATATCTTACTCCTCTTACCTTCTCCTAATCAATCCATCATTGAAGGTTACTAGTACCAATATGATTGTTAGCACTTTCCTGAATCGATtcttggtaaaaacaaaatgaacaattaATCGctaattgaaaatatatatatatatatatatatatatatatatatataatttatatataaatatataataaatttaaaaaaatgcttttttcaaaCAATAGCAAAGGTATATTTTTTCCTTAATCAAAGCTCAGATCAAcgattaatttattcattcaattaatcgattaaatgTCATATAttcgattaaattcttaatgatCTTTAATCAAtcattgattaattgatatCATCCCTACCCGCCAATCACAGGCACAGTTGGTGGGTCACAGCCTCACTATCCTAGGAAAGACAAAAGTGCTTTGAGGAGAGACTATcgataataaaaacatttgatttctgACATCTTTGGACGACACATCATATGAACTGATTGTGATGCAGAACTagtatatatttaatatatatattatattatattaatatatattttccataAAAGAGATTCTCTGTGTTTCTGAGAGACTTAGCGAAGGTCTAAAACCTCTGCACCACTTTGTTAAATACTACAGTCAAAAGGCTCATGCTACAATCGCTGCAACCTAAActtaaattgaaaatgaatctaaataaataaataaataaatttaaacattgtttttagtattttctgcAGACGGCTCCACTCAGAGAAACTGTGAGTGAAACCACTTTTTGGGTTCACATCTCCCTCATTTTAATTGTGCATCTGTATAAACTCACATGTCCTCCACAGTGATGTCTTTTAGGATCTGGCAGTAGTCCAACGTTCCACACAGCCTGGTCGTCCCAGACTTTGGAAGCCAACAGGATGGCTCCCAGGACGATTCGCTTCCAGTTGGCGGGGCAGATATCCAGCTCGGCGTAGGTCAGCAGGCGCTCCAAAGTACACCTgatgcaaaaataatgtttaaaaggtcaaatttaAATGGGAAGATGTTGGATCCAAAATCACCTGCAGCTCACCTTGTTCGACTGGCTGGGTGGGAAGAGATGTGGgagaaaagtagaaaacagTTCTCGTCCAGAGCAGACACTCAaattgtagtagtagtagtagtatattaTCTGTCtagtatattattatattaactGTCTACTGTCTGGATGGTGTTAATGTTTAAACTTGTTTAACTGCATTTATACTGTCTTCTTTTGTCATGTGAGTGATCTATGTAAAAAGTTTAATATTGCTATTTCTGAAGTTTGAAGGAAAAACCAAATATcaaaattggggggaaaaaagggaacagAAAAGGTTTTGGCAGCTAAATTCTTATAACTCACTTATTATTTCCTTATATGCTACCAGGGACAACATTCAGGTTAATGCTGGGTTATGGCACAGTATTACATACATGCAAATTtacctgtgcatgtgtgtaataGTAATACACACTAAACTATATGCATGTAACTGAACGCAACTCTATTTACCACCTAATTAATGTATCTAGTAAAACTGTAGTTGACTACTATAAACTATAGTCGCATTTTTTGGTCCTACATTTCTCATtagaaaaagcaaataaaaacatcacacttaACGTTACTAACATCTTGCTGATATTAATTGGGGCCGGCTTGCCATTTTGTAAACAGAATATTAATTTTACATCAGCACTGCAGCTTTTAGGACTGCCAGTCATGTTAAattcaaaacagcaaagaaaccgtgactgaaattcattttgttttacattgctTTCttatattgtaacattttaaaacaaatgtgctCAGTCTTTAACATCATGATATatgatgctttttaaataatctgATGAGGAGACTGCATCGTGTGAACATAACACACTCACCTGTCATCTGCGTTATTTGGGACAAATCAGTTTGTAGGACATTACTGCCCTCTGGTGAGCAGTTGACAGAAATACCTGGGCTAagtatttttgtataaagtcTTCTACAACTTCACCATAAACTTTACCAAATGTAGTTTTCAACTATAAGAACATTACAGACTAAAGCATCTTTATAAATGGTGTTAACTGATACAGGATTCAAAGGTACGTAACAATATATCACAGACTTCAGTGTCTGATTTGATTAAGACTGACTAGctttaagtttttattaaattaaaatattaattaataaaataaatatttaattaatttttagttttttttttttacaccttagtGCACTAAGAATTTCACTCTGGACTAACCCTTTATTAAACTCTCCACTGAGTCGCAGGAACCCAACAAAATCATCATTATTCTGATATCTCGGCGTACGCTGAAACAGATGTTGTGGACCGCAGCATCACAAAGAGACCGACTTACTAGAGTGACGATGGCACATTCTGCAGTGAGCTGTGCAGCGCTGAAGAGCGTCCTGACGAAGCGGTAGATCAGTTTGTGTTCTGGGTCGACATGAGCGTAGTCATCTGGCACTGGCTCTCTCTGTATGGGACAAAAAACACACGTCTGAGGGAACCAAGTATCATCATCTGTGCTGATCTGTCTCTTCATTCttgcaaaggaaaaaaaccaaAGGAAATGGAcataagaaaacagaaaaagtccaAGACCAGTCTGATACGATAGCTCCATCTTTTCATAAAGCAAAATGTGATTTATAAGAAACAGACTGTATTTGGTGTTAAATCTGTGGGGTGGTACTTTCTACCTGTACTTTCAGTCGGACTCAGAAGCAAGGGTTTGAAATAATGTATGTAAAAATCATGCTTATTTGGAAAGCTGCATGACGCTTGTTGTGCAGCTTGCCTCCGCAAATCTCTACATCTCAGGTGGTAAGTGCAAAGCTAGCATGACCCGAAGAGTCATAATCAACATATTTATAGCAAATGAACCACTttgaaacacaacagaaattTCCTGTAAGATAAGGACACAATCACGCTTGCTGAAAAGCAGACACTTAGCAGTAATGTTTGTTCATCTCAGTGTTATTTCTAAAAAGGCAGTTAGATTATCGTCATCACTGATATCAGTTTTGTCCCAAACTCTCCTCTTAGCTTGGAACGGCGCTCCAAAAACCCAGCAGTGAGGGAGAGATTGGACAAActaaaactgaacagaaaacaTTTATAAAGAGCACAAGGCATTTTTCtccttctgtatttttcttttcaaacctGTGAAACACATCTATTTTAATGATGCATGACCACTACTGTtcatgttttttactgtttgcaaGATGTTATGGACAGAGTGTGAACATTTTGGCCACAGATGAAACCAAAAATCTGTGCAActaaacatatttattgttcATTGTGGTGTGCCAGACATTTCAGCagtcagcctgtgtgtgtgaaaacacacCCTGCACTCCTCCCCGAGCAACATTACAACCTTTAAACATGCTGGTAATTCATAATGAGTAGAACAATTGATTGTTTTCTTGTaaagaaaaatgctgcagtgCCTGTTACACCTGTCCCCGGCCCTGGAAGGACCAGCATGTCCTCCTCAAATGTCCTGTTTTCATCCAAAACCCAAAAGATATTCAGTGTTCTGTCACAGAGGACttaagaaacattttctttaatcaCTCAAACTCCTAATTCAAATATCAGATAAGTTTTATGTTAATTCAgtggttgtaaaaaaaaaatagattaattgttgcagctttgtgaagcatttataaaataatttacatgaTATGTTAAGAAATTACCAATGTGTATGAGAAgtggcaaaaaaattaaaactaaaaaacttaaaaatgtattattgcaGGACCAAAAGGCATCAATGTAAAAGTTAGTTTGGAGCCCAGACTCAGGAGATTTGAATTTCAGAGAATGTctgaaatcaaaagaaaaaagctcacGCAGTATTTGGACTTAGACTGAGGTGCTGGAGCTGAATCATTATAAACGGTGGAAAAAAGCACATCTGCACATTCAAATCCAAGCAAAGATCTACTGTGAAAGCTCTCAGTCAGGTGGAATCAGCAGTCCGAGGAGCCAAGGAAACATTACTTGATTATCCTTAATGCACAACACTTCTGCCAATCACCGAGTCTTTCCTACAGCTTAAAGCAAgtcagatttaagactttttaaaacaaacagaaaaacaaacacaaaaaaacatgtttaaaaacctATGTTAAGGACAATTTTGCCTAAATGTTTTGTAGCGACCGTTTGTCTGcaaaaatcaaacttaaatcaaaaaatcaaatgacCACTGACGCACCATGGGCATGTTGTACACACAGTCAAAAGAAGTCCAATGTCCATTTATgattattgcatttttcttcatttattcatcCAAAGAACAAGCAAAACACAGGAACAAAGACATCATGGCTCCCGCTGCCTCTcttgctgttaaaaaaacattttgcccaCTTGTGCTACCTACCTTCCTATATTTATAACAGGTGCCCACTTAAAACATATCAGTGCAGCAAAAAGGTTAGAAGTGGTTAGAACTGAGAAAAACCAGCCTTTTGTTGTCAAGTTTTCTTTccgatttttttaaatttaagaataaaacaaaaaagatgttactatttattttaagattttacactGCAACTTCAGAAAAGAAGACTCATAAAATAATACTGACTGTATCTGAGCatctttaagatttttgaaatactgatttaaaacattttaataccaaatacggccttatttttatattaatgaattcaatgcctttcaaGACTTTTAAGGGGCCTGTGGgaacccaaaataaaacagacctgaagaatctcagtcgactgactGATTATTCCAATCTGACTTTGAGGGGACAGCCCAAACCAGATCCCATCTCTTATCTTAACGTGGTCGTGGTTTTCCCGTCTTGGTTAGGTTCAAATTCAATATGCAGGTGAATACCAAAAACCCCCCCGAAAAACCTAATAAATGCTTAGACTCACTGACAGGTTGGAGAGATGCATTTAGTAAGAGATGACatgataaatcaaaataaactttttgttgATCCATCCTGCTGATGGGAGCCAAGTGATGAGACCAACAAAACCCACTGAGGAAATCTCATTATACTCACTGATAAGGGGTGCAACTTCTCATCAAAGATGTCCAGTGACCTGTCAGAgtccctaaaacacacacaatacatcTGTCAACACACTTTATATGCATATACCCGTTTTAGCAACATAATTTGccacaaatgaaatgaaaaatgtgcacCTACCTGTTTTTTATGTGGTAGTATATTGCTAACGTCACActgaggaagagagaaaatgataGAAAAGAAAGTGTTGGTCAAAATGGCTCGGTTATGTGTCAACTTTAAGACCTGATTTCATATAGACTACAAGGATAATGTTTAACTCTTTATTAAGGGATGTTTTCTCTATCTTCCAAGAAGCATCTCTATATGAAGCGCTTATATTTGACTCATGTTTTATGAAAATCCTCCCCTTGTCATGTTATGTTGCTaatgttgtgttgttgtatGTTTTCGTGCCCAGTTGGCACAAGTGTATTTGttgctaaaagaaaatgaataaaaagtaaataaaaaaaaaaaaagacagtgttgATTGTATTGCGTGTTTAACGCTTTGATAAAAACAATCTCAATGGGAGAATAATATGCTCTGCGTGTGTGAGAGACCATGTGGTGTGATAAAAGCATTTGCACACATTCAACAAGAGATAATCCTGATGAGTCGTTTCCCCAGATTCACTGAAACAATGTCATTACAGGGGACTGCCCGAAATTAGGCGTACGAGCATCTGTTTTAGTCACGCATCCATGAAGTATTAATTCAGGATTACCACGCTGTGATGCAAGAGGATTTTCTCATGTGAAATAAGCGACGTTTGGGCAACATGGCGTGGTGTGTTCGTGTTTTTCCCCGCGTGTGGAAATTCTCTCACCATTTGATTGTGCTTTTGAGGTTTGGCTGGCTGACCGTGTTGTCGTCTATGAAGATTGTGGAACAGGAGCTGTATTTCTTTGACAGTGGACCAGGAGAAACCTAGAGACAATGAAATCACACCATCAACAACCTGAACTGATCAGAAGACGGGGAAAGTCTTGACTGCTGCAGTTTCTGGTTCCACACTTCTGAATCGCCCCCCAAATCTCTAATCTTCATTCACGCTGCCAGCAAAGCAGATTAGTTTCTGAAGTCTGATTTTTAAGACCGACTGTCTGTACTGTTCTTTCTAAGTATCAATATCATCCAGACATCACCTGTCTATCTACATGGGTTACCGTGGAAACAACCTAGGCGTTAGAAACTACTCAGCTGTGCTGAAAAAGTGTCTTTCCAACACGGAAGCATGAGCACGAGTCCGGCATTTCTCCCTCCAAACAACAGCGTAGTTGAGTCGTGATGCTAAACTTCTGCTGCAGCAGACAGATTCTTCATGTCGTCCTAAACAGCACCGCGATAAAAGCAGCAGTCTTCTCAACACTTCCGTCACTCTGGGTTTGACCCTTGAGCTGTGACTCAACGAATGCAGCTAACGACACTGTGAGTGACACAATCtgtaaaaatccaaaatttcaaacatttttttctgtccaaactttttttaaaaatcaatctgGATTAGGTGTGGGCATTTTAGGTAACATgaaggggtcgacagattatcagcctgaaCAATTATCGAGGGcgttatttggcattttgccaattatctgtatctgcgttttattttactgatcgtcagtaaaatgaaaaagtgagcGTATGACAACACCGGGAAAGgcaaaacctcagggagctagttttatttgttctttttttatttaaatgttcactgaactttataaaacaaagagttgctgtgaacttgctgtatatgacgttgaaagtttcagttttgattaaacatttgctgaaggcatttaaacaaagttttgtgttggagtttgttattttccaaattctcaagtttcaacagaaatattttcattttgattttaaatgcatatcaaTTCCAAATAttagttatcagtctcattagcTACTAAAAATCTGCATCGGCTCTGAAAAACCAATAGCCTTTGACCCCCAGTAACatgcattaaattattataaagaacttgcaaaaaaaaaaaaagagtgtaaattggcaaacaacagaaaaaagtgaaatttgaaATGAATTTATTGAACAATCGTGCTTCAATTAGCTGATTCAACCATAAATccaaagttaataataataaaaataggaTAAATCAGCAAAGTTAATGTCACTGCTGTTAAATCTGCAGCAGTGAAGGACCGTCTCTGGAGTCCAGAGCTGCTCTCATCCCAAACGGTTCCCCGTCTGTCCGGTTAGCACAGGCCAACACATATCATCGAACACTGAGCCACAACGTGGTGAGTCCCAAAGGACTAACAGTGACACTGAAACAGCTCGAGCCTGTCGTTTAatccaaaaaacagatttagGCTGCCAGTCTGAACGTGGTCTGGTGTTATGCTCATTAACAGCTGTTTCCCCGGTCGGCGCAGCTGAGTTATGAGCAGCTACTTTTGTTGGTGAAACT is a genomic window of Plectropomus leopardus isolate mb chromosome 10, YSFRI_Pleo_2.0, whole genome shotgun sequence containing:
- the ccnyl1 gene encoding LOW QUALITY PROTEIN: cyclin-Y-like protein 1 (The sequence of the model RefSeq protein was modified relative to this genomic sequence to represent the inferred CDS: deleted 1 base in 1 codon); its protein translation is MGNTVSCCVSPESSPKLPSRQPAERLEEFQTSTEVSDDNTVPYLQHISDREVPDELALESNPSDHARASTIFLSKSQTDVRDKRKSNHINHISHVSPGPLSKKYSSCSTIFIDDNTVSQPNLKSTIKCVTLAIYYHIKNRDSDRSLDIFDEKLHPLSREPVPDDYAHVDPEHKLIYRFVRTLFSAAQLTAECAIVTLVSRCTLERLLTYAELDICPANWKRIVLGAILLASKVWDDQAVWNVDYCQILKDITVEDMNEMERHFLELLQFNINVPASVYAKYYFDLRQLADDNNLNFPLEPLNNQRAQKLEAISRLCEDKYKDLSRAAMRRSFSADNLIGIRRSNAVLS